The sequence below is a genomic window from Curtobacterium sp. MCPF17_002.
AGGACGGTGTTGAGGACACCGAGCACGAGGCCGCCGATGATGACGCAGACGATCAGACCGGCCTGACTGTCGACCACCAGGGCCGCGGCGAACAGGTCGAGCGCGAGGAGCGGCAGCGCGATCTTGAGCACGGACGTCCGGCGCATCCGGGCGGTGAGCATCGGGGCGACCCACACCGAGGTGATCGCGAGGCCGAGGCCCCAACCGAAGAAGGTGAACCCGATGCCGAGCGCGCCGAAGCCGAGCGGGAACGGCGTGTACGCGAGCAGGACGAAGAAGCCGATGTTGTAGAAGAGCGCGGTGGCGGCGAGGGCGGCGAGGGCGGGACGTCCGAGGGCACGGAACGGCGCCGAGAGCTTCGTCGGGGTCGGCTTCTCGAGGTTCCTGGTTTTGAGGAGCGAGACGATCGCGATGAACGCGACCGCCATGAGGGTGGTGACGCCGAAGAACGGGCCGCGCCAGCTCACGGAGCCGAGCAGGCCACCGACGAGCGGACCGACGGCGATGCCGAGGCCGAGTGCCGCCTCGTACAGGATGATCGCGGACGCGGTGCCACCGGACGCTGCCCCGACGATCGTCGCGAGTGCGGTCGAGATGAAGAGCGCGTTGCCGAGGCCCCAGCCGGCGCGGAAGTCGATGATGCTCCACACGCTGTTCGAGGTCGCCGCGAGCACGGAGAAGAGCACGATGAGCGCGAGGCCGATGAGCAGCGTGTTCTTCGCACCCATGCGGCTGGAGACCCAGCTGGTGAAGAACATCGCGACACCGGTGACGGCGAGGTAGCTCGTGAAGAGCAGCTCGGTCTGCGCCGGGGTCGCCTTCAGGGATGCGGCGATCGCGGGGAGGATCGGGTCGACGAGGCCGATGCCCATGAAGGCGACGACGCAGGCGAACGCGATCGCCCAGACCGCGGACGACTGCTTGAGGATGCTGCCCGACTGGGCTGGTGCGTGGGCGTTCACGCGGTGATCTCCGTTCCGGTGGTGGTGCTGTGTGTGGTGGCGGCGGCAGCCGTCGGGCGAGTGCTCGTACGCGATGCGATGATGGCGGCCGCCTCGTGCAGGACGTCCCACGCGTCATCGTCGAGGTCGGCGAACAGCGGCCCGACCGTGCTGGTGAGGGTCGCGCGCCACTCGACGAGACGGGTGTGCCCGGCTTCGGTGATCTCGATGAGCTGCCCGCGGGAGTCGTCCGGGTCGACGGTCCGCGAGATGAGGCCGTCGGCGAGCATGCCCGCGACGAGCCGTGTCATCGTCGGCTGCGCCACGCGCGAGGCCGCGGCGAGTTCGCCGAGCCGGAGCGGCTGGTCGGTCTCGAGGATCCCGAGCGTGCGCCACACCGCCGATGACGTCGTGCTCCCCGCGGCCTGTGCGGCCGTGCGGATCAGACGGTTCACCGAGACGAGGAGCGTCTCGACGGTCTGGTCGCGGCTTGTTTCCATAGCTGGACTATATAGCCATGCTATGAATCAGTCAACAGCCGCGGCCTGGTAGAAGTGGTGCATGAGCGACATCACCATCCACGAAGGCGACGAGTACACCGCGATCCTCCACGGCGGTCCCTTCGACGGCACGACCGACACCCGCACCGCGACGAGCGACGCGCTGGACGACGAGGTCACGGTGTTCGCCGACGTCGAGGGCCTCCAGACCGCGTTCACCTACCGGAAGACGAAGTCCCACCAGGTGCTCGACCAGATCTCCGCCGACTTCGAGTACGTCCCGGGGGAGTCCGACCCCGTCGACGACCTGCAGGACCGCGGCGACCGCAGCGGCGAGTTCGACCGGGAGTAGATCCCACCCTCGCCGCGTTGCACGATCACATGCAGCTCGACCTCTGGACCTCCGCGTTCTGCGCGCCGTGTGCCGCCGCCCGCCGGGTCTCGGCCGAGGCGTCGACGCTCGTCCCCGGGCTGCACGTGACCGAGCGCGACGTCGCGAACCACCCGGACCGGGCAGAGGACCTCGGCATCCGGTCGACCCCCACGATCATCGTGCGTCGGGACGACGGTGCCGAGGTCTTCCGTTCACCGGGGGTCCCCACCCGCGACCAGCTCCTGCTCGCGATCGCCAAGGCGATCTGACGCCCCAGAGCCAGATCCAGCGCCAGCGCCAGCGCCAGCGCCCGCGCCCGCGCCGCGCTGGTTCGTCGGCGCCAGCAGCACCGGTGTCTCCGTCGGCCGCACCAGCCGGACGACCTGACGCCCGACGCGCTTCACGGCCCGCACCGGCGCGCCGATCACCGTCGCGACGGCCCCGAGCGCACTGCGGTCGCCAGGACCGAGCGCGTTCTTCCGTTCCCACGCACGCCGGAGCTCCCCACCGCGGCTCCGGCGGGCAGCCGGACGGTCGACGAGCGTGCCCGCATCGCGCTCTGCCATGAGCGCATCGACGCGCCCCGCCCAGTCGTTCTCGGCGTCGGGGTGGAAGTGGTTGTCGTGCATCCACTCCGGCCGCACCGTCCCGAACCGTCCCTCCACCAGGTCGATCGCGTCACCCTCGAGCCCGCTGCCGACGAACACCTCGTTGATGAGCTGCCGCCCGGTGCCGAAGTCCGTGAGGGTGAGTGCCGGCACGCCGCGGGCCGCGGCCTCGAGGACCGCCGTCGAGCTGATCGTCACGAGGGCGACCGCGCGCTCGAGGTGATCGGCCATCGGTCCGCTCTCGACGACCAGGTTCGCGGGAGCGTCCGCCGGCACGAGTGCCGGGTACGGGTGCTGCTCCCGGTGCGTCTGGTGCTCGCCGGCCCCGGCACGCCCCTTGATCACGACACGCCACTCCGGATGCCGCAGCGCGGTCTCCACCAGCCAACCGACGACGCGTGCACGGTCCGCTCGCTCCGCGGGCACGCTCGGCTGCGCCGCGAAGACGACGGAGTCGCGCACGCGAGCCCGAGCGCCAGCACGAGCACGAGCGCCAGCGCCAGTGCCAGCACCCACTGCCGCGGGAGCCGGCCGGGCGAAGGGCAGCGTGGCGAGCGTGAAGTGCGGTTCGACACCGCCCTCCCGGGCGAGTTCCTCGTAGGCGCGCACCTCACGGTGGCTGTGCAGCACGAACAGGTCGGCGCGAGCGCGGAAGAAGACACCCTTCCACTTCGCGGGGAACGAGATGCCCGGCAGCCCCGTCACGAGCACCGGTCGCCGCGGGACCCGACGGTGCACCTCGTCGATGACGAGTTCCGCGACCGGTCCGATCAACGACACCAGGACCGCATCCGGCGGATCCTGCCGCAGCTGCTCGACGATCGTGTCGACGTCGAGCGGCTCCGGCGGAGCCGTGGCGAGGTGCGCCAACCGCTCGTCGAGTCCGCGGAACGCGGACCGGAGCTGTCCCCGGCTGGCCGACCGGGGCGTCGCGACGGTCCACAGTTCGAGGCGCCAGTGAGTGGGTGCGGTGGCGAGCAGGTGCGCGCCCCACTTCGCGAACGAGTCGGTGTCGACCAGGCCGACCACGCGTCGGACGCGTGGTGACGCACCGGACTGGAGGCGCGCCTCCCGTCCGCCTGTCGCCTCGCCCCCGTCACCGGAACCGTCCAGGGCGGGGCCCGTCACGTCTCCTGTGCTGCCGGTCACGCGCCGACGCGGCGCAGCTTCGCGAGCGGCGCTCGCTCGCCCGGGAAGATCCGCTTGACCCCGTCGCCGAGCGCGGTCTCGATGATGCGGACGTCGCGCGCGAGCGTCTGCAGCCCGTGCGGTTCGAGGGATGCCGCGTGGTCGGAGCCCCACATCGTGCGGTCGAGGGTGATGTGCCGCTCGACCGCCGTGGCCCCGAGCGCGACGGCGGCGATCGAGATCTGCAGCCCGGGCTCGTGACCCGAGTACCCGACCGGCACCCCGGCGTAGCGGTTCGCGAGGGTGTCGATCATGCGGAGGTTCGCCTCCTCCGCGGGGAGCGGGTACGTCGACGTGGCGTGCATGAGCACCAGGCGGCCGGTGCCGAGCACCTCGACGGCGCGGTCGATCTGCTCGAGCGTGGACATGCCGGTCGACAGGATCACGGGCTTGCCGGTCGCGGCCACCGCAGCGAGCAAGCCGAGGTCGGTCACCGACGCGGAGGCGATCTTGTACGCGACGACCGCCAGGTCCTCGAGGAAGTCGACCGACGGCTCATCCCACGGGGACGCGAACCAGTCCAGTCCGCGGAGGGTCGCGTGGTCGCCGATCTCGATGTACTGATCACGGTCGAACTCGACCCGGTAGCGGTACTCCAGGTAGGTCATCTCACCCCACGGGGTGCTCCGCTGCGTCGACTTCATGTGCTCCGGGGTCGAGATCGCCGGCGTGCGCTTCTGGAACTTCACGGCCTGCAGCCCGGCGTCCGCCGCGACGTCGATGAGTCGCTTCGCGATGTCGACGTCGCCGTTGTGGTTGAGGCCGATCTCGCCGATGAGGTACGCGGGGTGGCCGGCGCCGATGGTGGACGTGCCGATGCTGACGGTCATGGTGCTCCGTTCGGTGCGGGGACGAGCGGCACGGTTGCCGCCCGGGGGTCGTGCTGGTGCTGGTCTCGGTCGTGCCGGTCGTGCCGGTCGGGCCGGTCGAGCTGCGGCGCGAGCGCGGCGGCGAGCGCGAGGTCCGACGGGTCGTCGATGTCGATCGCGCCGCGGCCGTCGACGACCACGAGCTCCACCCGCCCGTGGAACCGGTGCCGGTACTGCCGGAACCCGGACGTCCGGAAGACCGTGAAGGCGCCGGTCTCGCGGAACTCCGGCTCGCGGTCCTGCCGCCGCGGGCGCACCGCTGCGTCGTGGTTCACGGCGCGGGCCGCACCGTCGTCGCCGATCCGCCAGAGGAACGCGTGCGAGGCGGCGGCCGCGAAGACCGAGTCCGCGCGCCCGTCCTGCACCCGCGTGACCGCGGCGTCGAGGTCCACCGGGTCGATGAACGGCGACGTGGCCTGCAGGAAGACGACGACCTCGGGCTCCTCGCCCGCGGCCGCCAGCTCGTCGAGGACGTGCAGCACCGCCGACTCCGACGACGCCTCGTCGCCCGCGAGTGCAGCGGGACGGCGGACCACCCGGGCGCCGGATGCACGGGCTTCGGCTGCGATCGCGTCGCCGTCGGTGGAGACGACGACGGCGTCGATCGTCACCGCGTCGCGTGCTGTCTCCACGGCTCGGCGGACGAGGGAACGGCCGGCGACGGCGTGGAGGTTCTTGCCGGGGATGCCCTTCGACCCCGCACGCGCCGGGATGACCGCGACGACGTGACCGGAGGAGCGCATGACCGGGACGCTACGAAGCGCCGGTGACCCGGAAGCGAACGCCAGGCAGACGCGTGCCGAACCGTTCCGGAACCCCCTCCGCGCGGCGTGAGCGTTATGGTCGACGGATGCTCGGAGCCGACGACCCGCTCGATCCGACCCCTCGCCGCGTGCTCGTCGCAGGCACGACCGGGGTCGGCAAGACCACGACGGCAGCCCGCATCGGAGCCGTGCTCGGGCTCCCGCACACCGAGATCGACGCGCTGTACCACGGCCCCGGATGGGAGCCGCGGGAGTCCTTCGTCTCGGACGTCGAGGCGTACACGAGCGCGCCCGCGTGGGTCACGGAGTGGCAGTACACCTCTGTGCGGGCGCTCCTCGCCGAGCGGGCGGACACCCTCGTCTGGATCGACCTGCCGAACGTCGTCGCGCTCTGGCGCCTCGTCCGCCGGACCCTCCGTCGACGGTTCCGGCGGATCGAGCTGTGGAACGGGAACGTCGAGCCGTCACTGTGGACGTTCTTCACCGACCCGGAGCACATCCTCCGCTGGGGGATCAGCACCCGGAACACCACCCGGCGCCGGATCCCGTCGCTCGTCCGGGAGGCTCCGCACCTCCGCATCGTGCACCTCCGCTCGCAGCGGGAGGTCGATCGGTTCGTGGAGCACCTCGGCCGGGGCCGCGGATAGAATCGGGGCCGTTCGCCTCCGTAGCTCAGTGGATAGAGCAGGTGGTTTCTACCCACCGTGTCGCGGGTTCGATTCCTGCCGGGGGCACACGTCGAAGGCCGCCGTCCTCGTGGACGGCGGCCTTCGTTCGTGCTGGAGACCGGCAGGCGGCCCGGCAGTCAGACGGTCAGACGATCTGGCAGTCAGACGGTCCGGCAGTCAGACGGTCGTGCCGTCACTCGTCGTCATTCGCGGCACGACGCCGGAGTTCGCTCGCACTGATCGGCTGCGTGTACGGCGCTTCCGAGGTCTCGTTCGCGTCGGCCGGCTCGGCGGGAGCGTCCGTGATCCGGGTCGGCACCGAGGTCGTGTTCGGCGTCCGGGGCGCGTCCGATCCGCCGCCGTCACCGTCCGAGGAGCGGTTGACGTGGGCGTCGGCCGAGGTCGGCGTCGCGACCGGAGACGGCGCGGCCGAGCCCGACCGAGGGCCCGAGGCGGAAGCGCTGCCGGCGGAGCGGGTGTCGTCCACCGCGTCGGCGTTGTCGGTGTCCTTCGCCGAGGTCGGCGAGCCGAGCGTCGGGCGCACCGGCGCACCGGCCGCGTCGCCGTAGGAGCGCGTTGCGCCGTCGCCGTACGCCCGAGTCGTGTTCGCGCTCGAGATCGGCGTGGTCGCGTTCGCGTTCTCGTCCGAGATGGGGGTGGTGGCGTTCTGGTCGGCCGAGGTCGAGCCGCCGCGGGTCACGGAGAAGCCAGACCGTGCCGCCTGCGCAGCAGCGGCTCCCGCGGGTGCGGATGCGGCGCCAGCCGCGGACGACGCGGCGGAACCTGCGCCGGACGGAGCCGAGGCGGACGGAGCCGAGGCGGACGGAGCCGAGGCGGACGAAGTCGAGCCCGCGCCGGACGAAGCCGACGTCGCGGAGGAGGGCGTGCCTCCAGGTCGCTGCGCTGCCGGACGGAGGGACGTCGTCGTCGGGGTGGGACGCTCGGCGACCGGAGCCGGGGTCGTCGCCGCTGAACTGTCTGCGGTGCGCGCACCACTGGCCTGGTCGGCGTTCCAGTCCTGCTGCCGGGTGATGAGCTCGGCGTCCGGGTCGGGGGAGTCGAACTTCCAGCGCTCGAGGTCGCTCTTGAACAGCTTGCGGGCCTTGCTCGGGCGGGCCTGCCACTCCAGCAGGCGCTCCCGGAACTCGGCGAGGGACTGTTCGGCCTGGAAGCTGAACGTCGACGAGTTCTTCTTGATGTCGGCGATCTCGTGCTGCGTCCAGTTCGCGGCGAGCGGCGCCCCCGTGACCGGGAGCAGGCGGAGCCGGATGTCGGAGTCCTCGGCGAGGTGGTCGGCGTAGGCACGCTCGTCGTGCCCGAGCGAACCCCAGGCAGCGGCCTTCCGTGCTGCCGACACGATGCCGGCGACGGCGGCGTTGCGGGCCTCGCGCTCCTGCATCGAGACGACGCGCTTGGTGGCTCCGCGGCCGATCAGGGCAGCGATGATCCCCGCCACGATGATCGCGACGAAGGGGATGATCGCGCCGGAGATCACTCGCCAGCCGTCGTCCGAGGCGATCCAGTCGGTCAGGTCGTTCCACCAGTCCATGCGCGCACCTTACTCACGAAACGGTCAGGCATCGGGGAGGCCGAACGGCGTTCCGTTCACCTGACCGGACATGATTCCAATGTGGAACATCATGCGGTCCTGCGGGGTCGACGATCCAGGGTCACCCCCAGCGGAGGCAGTCCACGGCGTCGTCCGCGGACCACACGTTCGGGAGGTCGACGAACCGGCGTTCGGTCGAGACGTACCGTCGGGCGCGGTACGCGGTGCCGCCCGCGACGTCGACACGGTCCACGTAGCCGACGATCTCGCCGTTCGCCCGCGTCACCCGGCTGAGGTCGTCGCGGACGTCGAGGATGCGGAGGTCACCGCGCGCGCGTGCGACGGGGACGGTGCGGATCCGCAGTGCGGGTTCGGTCGTCGTCTGCATCGTGGTGCCTCCTGGTGGTCGGTGTGGTGTCGACGGTACGGGCGACCACCGACACGTCGGGGCGGACGGTGGCGACTGTGGAGGGCCGTGCGCCGGAGCCCGGCTGTGGAGGAAGAAGCCCCCACGAGGCGCGTTCCGAGCCCGGGGAGGTAGGTTGCTGCCATGACGACGTTCGTGCTCGCAGGTGGGTGTTTCTGGTGTCTCGACGCCGTGTACCGAACGCTGCAGGGCGTTCAGGACGTGGTGTCCGGCTACGTCGGCGGCGGGGTGGAGAGCCCCTCGTACGAACTGGTCTGCACCGGCACGACCGGGCACGCCGAGGCCGTCGCGGTCACGTTCGACGAATCGGTGATCCCGGCCGACGTGATCCTCGACGTGTTCTTCACGCTGCACGACCCGCGCCAGCTGAACCGCCAGGGCGCCGATGTCGGCACCCCGTACCGCTCGGCGATGTTCCCCGCCGACGACGAGCAGCGGGCGCTGTTCGAGCACGCGATCGAGCGTGCTTCCGACATCTGGGACGGCGGCATCGTGACGACGATCGAGCCACTCAGTACGTTCTACCGTGCGGAGGAGTACCACCAGGACTTCTTCGCGAAGAACCCCGGACAGGGCTACTGCCTCGCGGTGGCGCTGCCCAAGGTGAACAAGGTCCGCAAGGCCTACAGTCAGTACATCCTGGCGTCCTGAGACTCGGGCGTCGGGGCCACAAGGAGGTGGTCGAAACGATGACGAACAACACCGGGACCTGGGTCGCGGTCGGACCGGCAGGAGCGGTGGGCAGCATCCACCGCGCCGACGGCGGCTTCCGCGTCGAGCTCTACGGCCGGAGCGGCTCCGGCGGGACGTACCCGTCGCTCGCGTCCGCGAAGGGCGCGGTCCACGCCGCGCTCGGTCCGTTGGCCGACCGGCCGGAGTTCCGCGCGCACTAGTCACGGCCTGGAGGCACGGGGGACTTCTCCTCCACAGCCCGCCTCGTCGAGACATCCAGTCACAGATCGAGCCCCGGGGCGCTTGCGCGCCCCGGGGCTCATCCACGATCGACCCATGAACGACACCATCACCGTCTGCGGGATCATCGCCACCGAGCCGCGCCACCTCGTCACCGACACCGGCATCGCCATCACGAGCATGCGTCTCGCCTCGCCATCGCGACGCTGGGACCGTGCGACGTCGACCTGGACCAACGGGGCGACCAACTGGTACAGCGTCACCGCGTTCCGCACCCTGGCCGCCAACGTCCACAAGTCCGTCAAGAAGGGCGACCGCATCGTCGTCACCGGGCGGGTCCGCATCCGCACGTGGGAGCGTGACGGCAGGGGCGGCACCTCGATCGAGATCGACGCCGAGGGCCTCGGCCACGACCTGGCGTGGGGGATCAGCAACTGGATCCGCGTGCCGAGGCACTCCTCTGAGTCGGCCGCGGCCCCGGGCTCGTCCCAGGGCCGGGTGAACACCGTCGACCTCCGTACCGGAGAGGTGCACGGCATCACCGGGACGGGGACACCGCCGGCGATCGTCGGGGCGGACGACCACGACGACGGCCGCGACCACGACGACCACGCCGACCACGACCACGACGACCACGCCGACCACGCCGACCACGCCGACCACGACCATGAGCACGACGACGACCACTGGGGCGTCGACCTCGGGACCCCCACCGACGAGGACGGTGTACCCGAGGACCACGGCGGCGCGCTGCCGGTACCGACGGCCCCCGCCGTGGGCGACCAGGCGGCGGCCTGATGGGTCGGCGCCGGGTCAGCCCCGGACGGTCACCAGCGCTGCGTGATCATCGCGATGCCCGCGACCTCGGTGGTGTCCCAGTTGCCGCCCTTCGGCAGCCCGCTGACCCGGCCGTCCACCCAGAAGGTCGCGCCCTGGACCGCCGGCGAGTTCGTCTGCCGCGCCTTCAGCCCGTGGAACGAGAAGTTCGGGTTCCAGGTGCCCTGCAGCCCGCTCACGCCCGGCTTGTTCCGCACGGTGATCTTCACGTCACGCATCGACGAGTGGACGACGTCGCCGTTCAGACGGCCGTTGCCCTCGACGTTGAAGAAGAGCCGACCCTTCAGGTTCAGCCCGACCGCGGCGATCGTGTGGCCGTTCGCGAAGAACGTCCCGACGCTGTTCGGGTAGAAGCGGAGCCCGACGGGCGTCACGTTGTGGGTGGCCGGACCGAGGTAGCCGTACGAGAACTTGCCGTTCTGCACGCGCTCCCAGATGAACCGCGGAGCGCCCTTGCTGACCGTCGATCCCTTGTCGGACTGGATCCCGACCGAGAAGGCGTTGTTGTAGGCGTCGTGCACGTTGATGTACGACGAGTAGCCCGTGCCCGCGCCGCCCTCGGTGATGTTCGCCGTGTACTCGACGAGCGGCGTGCCGTGCGGGGCGACGGTGGATGCGGACGCCGTGGCGCCCGTGGGGACGACGAGGCCGACCGCGAGTGCGATCGCGCCGACGAAGGGGAGTGCGAGCCGGTGCAAGCGTGTTCTGGGCATGTCCCTGATCCTGATCTCGGTGTGGACGACGAGGCCCTGGTGGAGGGCCAGGCCACGGTACGTCGAAGTACGCGAGTGCAACACCCCCTTGCGCGTTCCGACGAGGGGACACCTTCAGTAGACTCAGGGGGATATGGCTGAGTACATCTACCAGATGGTCCGCGCCCGCAAGGCGGTCGGCGACAAGCTGATCCTCGACGACGTCACGATGTCGTTCCTCCCCGGCGCCAAGATCGGCGTCGTCGGACCGAACGGCGCCGGCAAGTCGACGATCCTGAAGATCATGGCGGGTCTCGACCAGCCGTCCAACGGCGAGGCGAAGCTCACCCCGGGTTTCAGCGTCGGCATCCTCATGCAGGAGCCGGAGCTCGACGAGTCGAAGACCGTCCTCGAGAACGTGCAGGAAGGCGTGGGCGAGATCCACGGCAAGGTCGTGC
It includes:
- a CDS encoding thioredoxin family protein; the protein is MHDHMQLDLWTSAFCAPCAAARRVSAEASTLVPGLHVTERDVANHPDRAEDLGIRSTPTIIVRRDDGAEVFRSPGVPTRDQLLLAIAKAI
- a CDS encoding methyltransferase yields the protein MTNNTGTWVAVGPAGAVGSIHRADGGFRVELYGRSGSGGTYPSLASAKGAVHAALGPLADRPEFRAH
- a CDS encoding acylneuraminate cytidylyltransferase family protein, which produces MRSSGHVVAVIPARAGSKGIPGKNLHAVAGRSLVRRAVETARDAVTIDAVVVSTDGDAIAAEARASGARVVRRPAALAGDEASSESAVLHVLDELAAAGEEPEVVVFLQATSPFIDPVDLDAAVTRVQDGRADSVFAAAASHAFLWRIGDDGAARAVNHDAAVRPRRQDREPEFRETGAFTVFRTSGFRQYRHRFHGRVELVVVDGRGAIDIDDPSDLALAAALAPQLDRPDRHDRHDRDQHQHDPRAATVPLVPAPNGAP
- the msrA gene encoding peptide-methionine (S)-S-oxide reductase MsrA; amino-acid sequence: MTTFVLAGGCFWCLDAVYRTLQGVQDVVSGYVGGGVESPSYELVCTGTTGHAEAVAVTFDESVIPADVILDVFFTLHDPRQLNRQGADVGTPYRSAMFPADDEQRALFEHAIERASDIWDGGIVTTIEPLSTFYRAEEYHQDFFAKNPGQGYCLAVALPKVNKVRKAYSQYILAS
- a CDS encoding MarR family transcriptional regulator, encoding METSRDQTVETLLVSVNRLIRTAAQAAGSTTSSAVWRTLGILETDQPLRLGELAAASRVAQPTMTRLVAGMLADGLISRTVDPDDSRGQLIEITEAGHTRLVEWRATLTSTVGPLFADLDDDAWDVLHEAAAIIASRTSTRPTAAAATTHSTTTGTEITA
- a CDS encoding AAA family ATPase, translating into MLGADDPLDPTPRRVLVAGTTGVGKTTTAARIGAVLGLPHTEIDALYHGPGWEPRESFVSDVEAYTSAPAWVTEWQYTSVRALLAERADTLVWIDLPNVVALWRLVRRTLRRRFRRIELWNGNVEPSLWTFFTDPEHILRWGISTRNTTRRRIPSLVREAPHLRIVHLRSQREVDRFVEHLGRGRG
- a CDS encoding DUF6716 putative glycosyltransferase, which codes for MVGLVDTDSFAKWGAHLLATAPTHWRLELWTVATPRSASRGQLRSAFRGLDERLAHLATAPPEPLDVDTIVEQLRQDPPDAVLVSLIGPVAELVIDEVHRRVPRRPVLVTGLPGISFPAKWKGVFFRARADLFVLHSHREVRAYEELAREGGVEPHFTLATLPFARPAPAAVGAGTGAGARARAGARARVRDSVVFAAQPSVPAERADRARVVGWLVETALRHPEWRVVIKGRAGAGEHQTHREQHPYPALVPADAPANLVVESGPMADHLERAVALVTISSTAVLEAAARGVPALTLTDFGTGRQLINEVFVGSGLEGDAIDLVEGRFGTVRPEWMHDNHFHPDAENDWAGRVDALMAERDAGTLVDRPAARRSRGGELRRAWERKNALGPGDRSALGAVATVIGAPVRAVKRVGRQVVRLVRPTETPVLLAPTNQRGAGAGAGAGAGAGSGSGASDRLGDREQELVAGGDPR
- a CDS encoding N-acetylneuraminate synthase family protein yields the protein MTVSIGTSTIGAGHPAYLIGEIGLNHNGDVDIAKRLIDVAADAGLQAVKFQKRTPAISTPEHMKSTQRSTPWGEMTYLEYRYRVEFDRDQYIEIGDHATLRGLDWFASPWDEPSVDFLEDLAVVAYKIASASVTDLGLLAAVAATGKPVILSTGMSTLEQIDRAVEVLGTGRLVLMHATSTYPLPAEEANLRMIDTLANRYAGVPVGYSGHEPGLQISIAAVALGATAVERHITLDRTMWGSDHAASLEPHGLQTLARDVRIIETALGDGVKRIFPGERAPLAKLRRVGA
- a CDS encoding MFS transporter, whose product is MNAHAPAQSGSILKQSSAVWAIAFACVVAFMGIGLVDPILPAIAASLKATPAQTELLFTSYLAVTGVAMFFTSWVSSRMGAKNTLLIGLALIVLFSVLAATSNSVWSIIDFRAGWGLGNALFISTALATIVGAASGGTASAIILYEAALGLGIAVGPLVGGLLGSVSWRGPFFGVTTLMAVAFIAIVSLLKTRNLEKPTPTKLSAPFRALGRPALAALAATALFYNIGFFVLLAYTPFPLGFGALGIGFTFFGWGLGLAITSVWVAPMLTARMRRTSVLKIALPLLALDLFAAALVVDSQAGLIVCVIIGGLVLGVLNTVLTECIMEATDLPRSVASSAYSAVRFIGGAIAPPVATLLADAYAPSAAYVFAGLSVAVAFVVVVCTTKVLRRVDDGAEPERVEAEAISAGEMS
- a CDS encoding single-stranded DNA-binding protein, translating into MNDTITVCGIIATEPRHLVTDTGIAITSMRLASPSRRWDRATSTWTNGATNWYSVTAFRTLAANVHKSVKKGDRIVVTGRVRIRTWERDGRGGTSIEIDAEGLGHDLAWGISNWIRVPRHSSESAAAPGSSQGRVNTVDLRTGEVHGITGTGTPPAIVGADDHDDGRDHDDHADHDHDDHADHADHADHDHEHDDDHWGVDLGTPTDEDGVPEDHGGALPVPTAPAVGDQAAA